In Plasmodium chabaudi chabaudi strain AS genome assembly, chromosome: 9, the following proteins share a genomic window:
- a CDS encoding RNA (uracil-5-)methyltransferase, putative, with protein sequence MRIFSLVLAVLISLYFEKECNCIYYNFPKSFKSVYILRKVKGIDKMAEKIEDIKEALLNMGTRNIVRTSNNNAYLSLDNYFYKPKDNRNHTKLINSNVLSIFSYALKYMNKKSFDKWLKSNIKAPFYDTYIPRNKPLAYIRFKTPTELKTFEKLIENKRIYPNDNLSIIKINKNSKFCQKRKFDQTDKDNSNEATNNDANKEGKKEDSLELIKKNHENMKNNNDTNQKRQKIIESQLNCDKTEKEKEDKSTALLDLQTIMKLNKKEKVKSIENYVTPLYKYKYEDQIKIKNTFLKKCKDQILNNLRNKWMRQNLIFGELDLNIPTENESDMNKTNNGTQENDEYNDMQTFNDYSLEERVNKYNFQIDNPLYPPEKNINGYRNKCEFTISYDENNNVEIGFVVGKVKTNMNETNDENNCNFSENNISNNPSPVNESHQTKLRNKKQKQCYFLNPIVKSIDDCIHIHSCMKEVVKEMKSIIKDSNYPVFDRVYKTGIWRLLVIRLNSKKELMITVQTYSLDQKKKRDIKRLLINRLTKKKDESFMEFSGFKVVSLYLQEHGNSNDSTDQSQNEHLWGVEHLEETILGNKFLITPSCFFQVNHTSCEILYKKVIDYVNINKNMKNYIFDLCCGTGTISICIANALKHEDTHIVGIDICEESIISANKNAQINKIKNYKFIKGRVEELFAGEIKNISQQNCNIIVIVDPPRSGLAQSVLNTLSSIHPINQIIYVSCNPSTLINNVTNLLFMNECFKIKNLVFVDMFPHTYHLECITNIERTK encoded by the exons ATGAGAATATTTTCACTGGTGCTAGCAgttttaatttctttatattttgaaaaagagtgtaattgtatatattataattttccaaaAAGTTTCAAAtcagtatatatattaagaaAAGTAAAAGGGATAGACAAGATGGCAGAGAAAATAGAAGATATTAAAGAAGCACTTTTAAATATGGGTACCCGAAATATTGTACGGactagtaataataatgcatatCTATCATtagataattatttttacaaaccTAAAGATAATAGAAATCATAcgaaattaataaatagtaaTGTTTTAAGTATTTTTAGTTAtgcattaaaatatatgaataaaaaaagtttcgATAAATGGCTTAAAAGTAATATTAAAGCCCCTTTTTATGATACATATATTCCACGTAATAAACCGTTAGCTTATATACGATTTAAAACTCCAACtgaattaaaaacatttgaaaaattgatagaaaataaaagaatctATCCTAATGATAACCTCTcgattattaaaattaataaaaattcaaaattttgtcaaaaaagaaaatttgaTCAAACAGACAAGGATAACTCAAATGAAGCTACAAATAATGATGCCAATAAGGAGGGAAAAAAGGAAGACAGTTTagaattgataaaaaaaaatcatgaaaatatgaaaaataataatgatactAACCAAAAgagacaaaaaataatagagaGCCAACTAAATTGTGATAAGACTGAAAAGGAGAAGGAAGATAAGTCAACTGCCTTATTAGATTTACAAACTATTATgaaattaaacaaaaaagaaaaagtgAAAAGTATAGAAAACTATGTTACacctttatataaatataaatatgaagaccaaattaaaataaaaaacacatttttaaaaaagtgcAAAGatcaaatattaaataatttaagaaataaatgGATGAGACAAAATTTGATTTTTGGAGAATTAGATTTAAATATACCAACCGAAAATGAATCtgatatgaataaaacaaataatggGACCCAAGAAAATGACgaatataatgatatgCAAACATTTAATGATTATTCTTTAGAAGAAAGGgttaacaaatataattttcaaattgATAATCCATTATATCCAcctgaaaaaaatattaatgggTATCGAAATAAATGTGAATTTACAATATCATATGACGAGAATAATAATGTCGAAATAGGTTTTGTAGTAGGAAAagttaaaacaaatatgaatgaaactaatgatgaaaataattgtaattTTAGTGAGAACAATATAAGTAATAATCCTTCACCAGTTAATGAATCTCATCAAACTAAGCTTCGAAATaagaaacaaaaacaatgctattttttaaatcctATAGTTAAAAGTATTGATGATTGTATTCATATTCATTCATGCATGAAAGAAGTTGTTAAAGAAATGAAAAGTATAATTAAAGATTCGAATTATCCAGTATTCGATAGGGTTTATAAAACAG GCATTTGGAGATTGTTGGTAATTCGCCTGAACAGCAAGAAGGAATTGATGATCACGGTCCAAACTTATTCCTTAgatcagaaaaaaaaaagagacATAAAAAGATTACTTATAAATagattaacaaaaaaaaaggatgaATCATTTATGGAATTTAGTGGGTTTAAAGTAGTATCTCTTTATTTACAAGAACATGGTAATTCAAATGATTCAACAGATCAGTCACAAAATGAACATTTATGGGGTGTAGAACATTTAGAAGAAACGATTTtaggaaataaatttttaataacaccatcatgtttttttcaagTTAATCATACAAGTtgtgaaatattatataaaaaagttatagattatgtaaatataaataaaaatatgaaaaactatatttttgatttatgTTGTGGAACAGGAACAATAAGTATTTGTATTGCAAATGCATTGAAACATGAAGATACACATATTGTTGGTATTGATATATGTGAAGAAAGTATTATCAGTGCTAATAAAAACgctcaaataaataaaataaaaaattataaatttataaaaggTAGAGTAGAAGAATTATTTGCTggtgaaattaaaaatatatctcaacaaaattgtaatataaTAGTTATCGTTGATCCACCAAGAAGTGGATTAGCTCAAAGTGTCCTCAACACATTAAGCTCAATACATCCTATTaatcaaattatttatgtttctTGTAATCCTTCAACATtgataaataatgtaacaaatcttttatttatgaatgaatgttttaaaataaaaaacttaGTATTTGTTGATATGTTTCCACACACATATCACCTTGAATGTATAACAAACATAGAGAggacaaaataa